Part of the Puntigrus tetrazona isolate hp1 chromosome 10, ASM1883169v1, whole genome shotgun sequence genome is shown below.
ataagtatttaattaaattcttatCAAAATTATAGGATACTGAATTATATGAAAATTATCTAAATTCAagtgtttgaaaataattataataattgaatttataaatataaaaatattaattaaattaaaagcatcTCTATTGACATTATATAGAATAAAGTGTTAaagtttgtaaaataataatgaacaataataaaatgcatataataataaataaatatatatatatatatatatatatatatatatatatatatatatatatatatatatatatatatatatgtgtgtgtgtgtgtgtgtgtgtgtgtgtatgtgtatatatttataatttatcaatgtttgtataaattgttaaatgtataatgcatttataaatgtgtattttagggCACAGTCAGCTCGCGCGCGCCTGTGATGCAAGGAAAAAATGCTCTCTAGTTAGGCAGCTCAACAAGTCCATGGCAAGCAAAAGAAACCGCATCAAGTTTGCTCTCCGACGCAAGTCGACATTTATACCAGCAAGAAAGCCGCGGGAGTTTAAAACAGACAATAACGAGATGAAGTAAACGCTCGTCTCACCAGCAGCGCGATGTCAAGCGAGGCGAAGATCGTTTTACACACAACGCAGGATATGTTGTGCCAGCTGAACAGGACCTTGAAACGATCAAACTCCTCCATGAACCTCAGCTGAGGCGAATCAGTTCCTTCCTCGAGGGGGTACGAGGAAGCCCACGGCACCGAACACAGTGTCCAGACTACGAAGACTGAGAACAAACCGAACCCCGGACGCTTCATGCTGCACGCGCGGCGACTAACTCGGTCAGTCCTCCGTCTTAACACACACAGCCTCGGCCGACGGCTTCAGGACGGCTTGAATATGCGTGTTGTTACGCTCGAGTTGTACGCATTAATAAAACACGAAGCGGAATAGCGCGAATCCGCGTCTGTTGTGAACACTGTATTGCGTTTTGAAGAGTCCGTCCACCGCCTGTCTCTTCTGACAACAACATTGTACCGCGTCCGACCGACCCGACCGCTTTATATAGCGTCAGCTGACCGATCACGTGACGAGCTGACGACGCAGCTGACACATCACGTGCCACAACGCCGTGTGAAcatcaaagaaaagaaatcttttatatattagtatatattagcgtgttttcagttttgtgtgGTACTGTCCGGAGACTGCAATattgcagtaaaaataaaataaaaaaaagactgcgATTCTAATTCTAATGAACTGAAACCAGTGAGTAAAACGTTTAAGTCAGTTTAAACgttttacagtatttctttAAGAACCGAATCAGTTctgtttatttagcattatacctaatatatgaaaaacatttgtctGTCACCACCATTTATAAATTTTGTTGTGATGTGACCATCAAAAACACGACCCCTGCCCTTTAGACCCTAGACTACTGTGTAACATATTAactgattaatatttaacatgtgatttatttctgagagcatttctccagtcttcactgttacatgatctttcagaaatgattctaatatgctgatttgctgttcaagaaacagtattattattattattaatatcatcaaGATTTATTTCAAGAGTTATTTGATGACTAGAATGGTccaaagatcagcatttatctgaaacaaaaaagcttttgtagcagTATACAATGTATCAATTAAAAGCCTTATAAATTGTCTtttataaatcaattttatttagcaaggatgctttaaattgatcaaaagtgataataaatacatttataatgctatgAAAGATTTCAATTTctgaaaaattatgtttttggtaACTTGCAATTcattaaagaaaacttttttaaacataataaaataaataaatacataaataataatagtaataataatagtttttggagcagcaaatctgaatattagaataatttctgaagtatcacatgactggagtgatgatgcaaaaatatttagctttaaagtgtaatgaataaaatatatactaaatattatatatatatatatatatatatatatatatatatatatatatatatatatatatattcaaataaatggcagtattttaaaattataaaaatatatttcacaatattacctgCCTTTGCTGCATTTTGGATAAAATGTAGGCACAAGAGAAttctcaaaaaacattaaaattcaaaaacatacacgcacacacacatatacaaaatattttgttctggtaaaaaaaaaaaaaaaaaaaaaaaaaaattatgacttGTTGAAatgatatacaaaaatatatatattttttaaaaagtattttatttagaagtaGCTTATAGCATATAACATCGCAACACATTGTTGTCACTGCTTGATATTAATGTCAGCAAcccaataatttattttctcacTGATAAATGAACACAGATCAAAGCATTTAGCATggccaaaacattttatttgttcttattttccTTTAGTAAACTTTAGTtatcatgaataaaatataaacagccCAAAATctccaaaataaagaataaagaaaagccacataaagtttcattaaaaacctCATAGGGTAAGAACAAAGTGAGCATAAGTTAGATAATCGGTCTGCTTttcccatcatcatcatcgctgtttgcttttcaaaacgtaaaaagaaacactgataacaataacaatacatttatgcatGTCAAGTATGCTTGTTTTCGCCTCTTGGTTTCCTATTAGGTACTGGCTAGCTGAAAAGAGGAACACGGTGAAAGCATAAGGAAGTATAGATGTAGTGttcagaaaagcaaaaaaaaaccaaaacaaataaaaggcaCTCATGGGCTGCCTAATGTATCGcccatgaagaaaaaaaaacgcttatatatgtatacagtataaaaatctCTCAGACATCTCTCAGACGTGACATGCTTAACATGTACAATGCAAATTAGAATACAGAAGTGTTAGTTGCATAACAGAGGACGCAAACATGCATTTGTATGGAGCAAGTAAAAATATATCGATTTCTGATGCAAGGATAAGAGACGTAACCCATGATGCATATGGCAAAAGAGTTCTCACATTTGATGTGACGTGTAAATGGCTCTTCTTTTGAACATATGGTACCTTAATTTCACGAAACGTGTTTTTATACTATGCATCTCCCTGCTACGAGAGGGACAGTAACAATCATGATATTACGGGCACTTAATATTTTGGTTAGTCGTTACATAATTAAGGCATAAAAATGGCATTAGCTATTGTATTATTGCACAGtttttttgtgagtttttttttttttaaacaaatatcagGCAAACTTGGCCTATCTGAATTTTGTAATGAGGGACAATCCAAGGAAAACGCACAGTGAGAGACAACGGCACGATGCATTAAATACCAACAACATACACGTTTGCAAATAGTTTCGGTGAAGCGATCAGTGACGTAGTTTTGTGAAATGAAGCGAGCGAGCGAAAAAGAAGCGTGAAATGTGGGAGTGGTTAGTTGAAAACTGATTTTACTCTACATTCACTGCGTCCGACGACCGTTGCCGCCACCACTTCGCGTTTAGCGGCTGCAGTAAAGAGGCTTTGAGAGAAGTGTTGTGCTGTAAACACTCCAGAGAACACGAAAAGGATATGCACAAACACCTGTCATTATTCAACGATTGCATATAAGAATATAGGTGATAGCGAGGACgtggcttttaaaaatgttccgACAGCGCTTCCACAAagcgttttttgttttgtttttttcttaagcGGAGGGCTACAGTGGCATAGAGCACTTTGGTGAGTGGTGAAGTTTAAGGCAATACTGTGAACTCAGTGTTTGCGGGGTCGTCCGGCAGGgctgtttttcatttgtcttGCATCTTCTCTAGGATGGGCACGATCATGTCGAATTTGGGCCTCTTGGCAGGATCCTCATTCATGCAGATTTTCATTAGCTTGCAGATGTGGGGGGAAATGCCTGGAGGGATGGTGGGCCGCAGTCCCTCTAGTGCCACCTAACGGAGAGAAAAGGAATAGCCAGCGTCAGAAATAGATTTTTCCAAAAAAGGAATTTTTctagaaatttagcattacatcacttgctctgcagacaatattattttttttcttcattttaattatgaggatatatatatcctatatatatatatatatatatatatatatatatatatatatatatatatatatatatatatatatatatatatatatatatatatgtgtatgtgtatgcgtgtgcataataaacagagctttgattagctttgcatatttttttccgGTCAACCCCAAGAACCTCCTTCCAGATCATTAGCCGCTCCACACACTCCCACATATAATGAAACAATGTACCAATTTCATcagagaaaacaatattatattatttgaagtgaatgtttttttttttcttgcagcttttcgcttcagaagacttgaacTGCTGGACTAGAGTCATGTCGATTATTTAAGGATtatcgtgatttttttttttttttatcaccagtttggactctcattctgacggcacccatttattGCAGAGGATCCCGTGGCGATCAAGTGATGTTATGCAAAAGTTCAGACTTTCAGCACTCCAACAAGAATGGTGATGTtcatattagttttagtttaactgTGCAGAGGCATTTTTTCACCATATGTTGCATTTGtgggcatttttatttattttagacgCTTCTTTACCCCAAACACCTTTTTGCTTCTTTTCCAAACTCATCTCACCTTCATGCCAATTTCCATGTTTGAGAGGTCAGCGAAGGGCACCTCTCTGGTGACGAGCTCCCAGAGCAACACGGCAAAACTCCACATGTCTGCGGAGCGCCGGTTAATCTCCTCTGGTTTCTTCTGCAGGGCTGAGAAGACATAAGATATCAGATATCAATATTTTCACAACAGGTAGGTCATGCAGATTGGCTGCACTGCCCATcagaaagctgcttggtttaaatgtgacttttgtGTGAGCTGTGCTGCATATAGTATTCAGTTAGTGACGGAAAGAAGTACCTTCAGGTGCCACCCATGCGGGTGAATACATCCTGCCAGGACACTGGAAGGAGAACTTCACATCTGCCATGCTTATCCTGGCCGTCATGTCTTCATCAATCTGATGTCAATGAACAGATTCGTTAAAACGTGTGAGCATGAAACAGTCAGTTAACTAAGCTCAGGTTTTTGATGCCTCGGTCATTGTGTGTAACGTCACCAGTACAGCTATTAGCAGTTTGAGAAGTTGTTTGATCGAGGCTTGACTTTACCATTGTGCTTTTAACTGATACCTACTTCTTTCCGTATGGACTTTCTTAAGAGGCTGCGAGAAatccaccaccaccaccaaaaaaaaaagtactttcaCTGCATTACTCCTCAATGTGAAACTTTGAACTTGCACAGGATGCAAAGAAACTTCACAGAGAACCGAGACCATTTATAACCGTTCCTGAGACTACATTTATGGAGCGCAAGTTTCACTGAATCAGTTCCACGTACCATGACAGCAAGTAAAACAAACAgtgaaagtgtgttttataattaCCGGTTAACCCCCGAGTATCCTaattctgtgaaaataaattcacaGCTAAGTTTGTAACTACATGTAATGTCCTTTCGTGGAACAGGAATAGACACTCTGGAAAAACCCAGTGTGGTAGAAACCACGATTAACAGGAAACGTCTGCTTGAAGTTCCTCACCATTACGCTCTTGCTGTTGAGATAATGTCGAGGGATCATGGGCTCCAGTGTGTGCAGGAAAGCCATTCCGCAAGCTATATCCAAAGCAAACTTCACCGCTTGCGTCTGATCCACAACGAAGTCTAAATGAACAAGAAAATGATAAAGGAGAAGGATCGAGCGGGTTTAAATGACTTCCTCTTTTATGTCATGACCACAATTTAAAGAGCAATTCaggatgtttttcattttattcaacattCAAATGAAGTCGACAAACACAAAATGGTCCGTGTGAGACAGTGTTTTACTCACTGGTTCCCTCGTGAAGCACATTGTAGAGGGAGCCATAGGGCATCCAGTGTGTAATTATGATTGGATGAGGGGCGGGTGGAGACTGACACGCCCCCAAGACGGGCAACACGTTTGGGTGGGAGAAGATTCTACAACGGGAGAAACACCAAGGTGGAGAGGGACACATGAACTGACAGAAACAACAGACCACTAACACGATGGAGACGTTTTTACAGATTTAAAGATGACCATTTAGAAGATTATCAGTGAATGTTGACCTGAATTGACCtgtcacacaaagctatcaCATGACTCCAGAAGACTGGATATATGGATATCTACATATGGtcaaatgggttttttttgtcgCATGCACATCCTTTCTTGAATGTAACGTTGGAGTATCACAAGGGTTGATTTTTGCAccaattttgtttagtttatataaTGATCTGCCTACAGTTTGTCCAAAGGGACCAGGTATGCAGATGTTACAGTTATTTATACTTATGCtaagacagaaagaaaatgctATCATATCAGATTTCATTCTTATCTCACTCTTGATGTGAATACTATTTAACTATAGTAACCCTGATTTGGAACGACTAGAGGTGAATACATGTTTACAGCATAAATTTTTGGccaaactgtccctttaattagTGTATTCCAGGCACACTGGACTGGAGGTTCATCACCTTAGTTTAGGGTACTCCTCATTAAAGTCACGGCTCTTTCTTGTAGTCCAGTCCCGCACATTAAGCATCTTCACCACAATCTCTGTGCCCTGCCAGCGGCCTTGCCACAGCTaccagagagagagcagagacatCAGTGCTTCCATAAACGCTCTGAGACATAGGGTAGCATATTGTGGTTTGGTAAATGAGCTCACCTCCCCAGAGTGGTTCTCATTGATCTTGGCCAGCATGGAGAGCTGTTTATAATCTATTCCAGCATGTTTGTTTAGTGTGCCATTACCTGAAGGCATCATGGGAAAAATATACAACAATCAAACCTCAATCGTGTATAAGTCATATCATTTTATAAGGCAACTCTGAATGGCAAAGCTTGTTTGCCAAAGCATCTACATTTTGAATCTAAATGAGAATCAGATGTTCTTACGTGGTCGTGTTCGGGTGGTTCCCTTCCAGAAAGTGTCCTTGAAAGGAACTTTGGTCAGGCTTTGTCCCTGTTTCTCCGCCAGCTCTGATACGTAAACACAACTGAATTATTAGGGCCGAGAGAACATATAACAGAAACAAATCTTTGAAGCTTCAAAATGACAGCAAACAGCCTTTCCAACAAATATTCTGCTACATTATTAAAGAAGAGAGTTTACCTTTCAGATTTGCAGCAAGCTGAGGTTTGGCCTTGTCCAATGGAGTTTCTCCATACTTGTTGCAGATGCTCACCTGAGCGCCATTATTGATCAGATCCTGGAGAGAATATGAATGGTAACGGTTGGTATGGTTAAAATGACATTAGCTTCGTTTCCTTACGTATTTCCCCCACACAACTCTATCAAATGGAATATACTTGCACAAGAACAATGTGAACCACTTTTACGATAATGTTATGGTGTTTGAAAGCTCTAGTCCCCCATTCATTataactgcatggaaaagagctTTCAAACAATCAGAGTTTCTCATTTTTCCCAGCAGAGGGCGCTTCAAACTAACCTCTGCCACCAGGTCGTGGGCCCAGAAGCAGGCGTAATGGAGAGGGGTGTTGCCGTGCTCGTTTGCCGCATTGGTATCTGCTTTACACTGGATCAGCTAGACAACGCAAACCGCAAACATAATTTAGCATCCAAAACAGCAAACACAATAACATCCATTCAAAATCTGTTATACGGAAttaaaagctataaaataaGACATCGTCGGTTACTTGCTCCTTGAGTGTATGCGAGTATTTATAACTGCAGTTtgcagctgtgtgtttgtttacaccTTTCTGTTACCGTTGTGGTCACTGTGGTTGTTCAGGTGCAGCTGTATGCGTGTTTGTAAGTGTTTATTCACTACGATCAGTTCGCACCTTGGTCAGAATGTCACGATGGCCATGGCTCGCAGCCAAGTGCAGGGGTGTGTCGTCGCCGCGGTTCATTACATTGATGCGCGCCCCTCTCATGATGAGCATGTCCACGACACCTGAACGACCCTCACGGCACGCCCAA
Proteins encoded:
- the ilk gene encoding integrin-linked protein kinase — its product is MDDIFTQCREGNAVAVRLWLDNTENDLNQGDDHGFSPLHWACREGRSGVVDMLIMRGARINVMNRGDDTPLHLAASHGHRDILTKLIQCKADTNAANEHGNTPLHYACFWAHDLVAEDLINNGAQVSICNKYGETPLDKAKPQLAANLKELAEKQGQSLTKVPFKDTFWKGTTRTRPRNGTLNKHAGIDYKQLSMLAKINENHSGELWQGRWQGTEIVVKMLNVRDWTTRKSRDFNEEYPKLRIFSHPNVLPVLGACQSPPAPHPIIITHWMPYGSLYNVLHEGTNFVVDQTQAVKFALDIACGMAFLHTLEPMIPRHYLNSKSVMIDEDMTARISMADVKFSFQCPGRMYSPAWVAPEALQKKPEEINRRSADMWSFAVLLWELVTREVPFADLSNMEIGMKVALEGLRPTIPPGISPHICKLMKICMNEDPAKRPKFDMIVPILEKMQDK